From Arachis stenosperma cultivar V10309 chromosome 2, arast.V10309.gnm1.PFL2, whole genome shotgun sequence, one genomic window encodes:
- the LOC130961780 gene encoding cytokinin riboside 5'-monophosphate phosphoribohydrolase LOG7 isoform X1 — protein MEETKSRFKRICVYCGSSSGNKASYQEAAVQLGKELVEKRIDLVYGGGSVGLMGLVSQAVHDGGRHVLGVIPKSLMPREITGDPIGEVRAVSDMHQRKAEMARQADAFIALPGGYGTLEELLEIITWAQLGIHSKPVGLLNVDGFYNSLLSFIDKAVDEGFISPKARRIIVSAPTAKQLVTELEEHVPEQDEVVSKLVWEERLNYVPESEVAM, from the exons atggaagaaaccAAATCAAGGTTCAAGAGGATTTGTGTGTATTGTGGAAGCAGTTCCGGAAACAAAGCTAGTTACCAGGAAGCTGCTGTTCAACTTGGAAAAGAGCTg GTTGAGAAAAGGATTGATCTTGTGTATGGAGGTGGGAGTGTGGGTTTGATGGGGCTTGTTTCTCAGGCTGTTCATGATGGTGGCCGCCATGTCCTAGG GGTTATCCCCAAAAGTCTCATGCCAAGAGAG ATAACTGGTGATCCAATTGGTGAAGTGAGAGCAGTATCTGATATGCACCAAAGGAAAGCTGAGATGGCCCGTCAAGCTGATGCCTTCATTGCCCTACCTG GTGGTTATGGAACACTTGAGGAATTGCTGGAAATTATTACATGGGCTCAGCTTGGTATCCATAGCAAACCG GTGGGGCTGTTGAATGTGGATGGGTTTTACAATTCATTGTTAAGTTTCATAGACAAAGCCGTTGATGAAGGCTTTATTTCTCCAAAGGCACGTCGCATAATTGTGTCAGCACCCACAGCCAAACAATTGGTCACAGAACTTGAG GAACATGTACCTGAACAAGATGAGGTTGTATCCAAGTTGGTTTGGGAAGAGAGGCTAAATTACGTGCCTGAATCAGAAGTTGCCATGTGA
- the LOC130961780 gene encoding cytokinin riboside 5'-monophosphate phosphoribohydrolase LOG7 isoform X2: MGLVSQAVHDGGRHVLGVIPKSLMPREITGDPIGEVRAVSDMHQRKAEMARQADAFIALPGGYGTLEELLEIITWAQLGIHSKPVGLLNVDGFYNSLLSFIDKAVDEGFISPKARRIIVSAPTAKQLVTELEEHVPEQDEVVSKLVWEERLNYVPESEVAM; the protein is encoded by the exons ATGGGGCTTGTTTCTCAGGCTGTTCATGATGGTGGCCGCCATGTCCTAGG GGTTATCCCCAAAAGTCTCATGCCAAGAGAG ATAACTGGTGATCCAATTGGTGAAGTGAGAGCAGTATCTGATATGCACCAAAGGAAAGCTGAGATGGCCCGTCAAGCTGATGCCTTCATTGCCCTACCTG GTGGTTATGGAACACTTGAGGAATTGCTGGAAATTATTACATGGGCTCAGCTTGGTATCCATAGCAAACCG GTGGGGCTGTTGAATGTGGATGGGTTTTACAATTCATTGTTAAGTTTCATAGACAAAGCCGTTGATGAAGGCTTTATTTCTCCAAAGGCACGTCGCATAATTGTGTCAGCACCCACAGCCAAACAATTGGTCACAGAACTTGAG GAACATGTACCTGAACAAGATGAGGTTGTATCCAAGTTGGTTTGGGAAGAGAGGCTAAATTACGTGCCTGAATCAGAAGTTGCCATGTGA
- the LOC130960809 gene encoding 3'-5' exonuclease-like, translating to MGDPNHHEHHDAPTQVSGTTRAIISVVDHNLPYDDYNLYDVIFHTHTIHTLLTTSPSLVDTWLSDTLNHHSSSTTTTTVLVGLDIEWRPNSHRNSNNPVATLQLCIGNRCLVFQILHSPSVPQSLIDFLVNEGHTFLGVGVEEDVEKLLEDYNLNVKNFVDLRNLAENVLGESEMKRAGLKSLAERVLGLEIEKPKRISRSRWDNAWLTAEQVQYACIDAFVSFEVGRMLYGFGNGNGF from the coding sequence ATGGGAGACCCCAACCACCACGAGCACCACGACGCACCCACTCAAGTGAGTGGGACAACACGCGCCATCATCAGCGTCGTTGACCACAACCTTCCCTACGACGACTACAACCTCTATGACGTCATCTTCCACACCCACACCATCCACACTCTTCTCACCACTTCTCCCTCCCTCGTCGACACCTGGCTCTCTGACACCCTAAACCACCACtcctcctccaccaccaccaccactgtCCTCGTCGGCCTCGACATCGAGTGGCGTCCCAACTCCCACCGCAACTCCAACAACCCAGTCGCCACTCTCCAGCTCTGCATCGGCAACCGCTGCCTCGTCTTTCAGATCCTTCACTCCCCTTCGGTTCCGCAGTCTCTCATTGACTTCCTTGTTAACGAGGGACACACTTTTCTCGGCGTGGGAGTCGAGGAGGACGTGGAGAAGCTTCTGGAAGACTACAACCTCAACGTGAAGAATTTCGTTGATTTGAGAAATCTGGCGGAGAACGTGCTGGGTGAGAGTGAGATGAAAAGAGCGGGCCTGAAGAGTCTGGCGGAAAGGGTGCTCGGATTGGAGATCGAGAAGCCTAAAAGAATCAGTCGGAGCCGCTGGGATAACGCGTGGCTCACGGCGGAACAGGTTCAATACGCATGCATTGATGCTTTCGTGTCGTTCGAAGTTGGAAGAATGCTGTATGGGTTTGGAAATGGAAACggcttttga